In Parasphingorhabdus halotolerans, a single window of DNA contains:
- a CDS encoding RNA degradosome polyphosphate kinase, translated as MDNLASERNSLADNEGGNGVPFLGDAQLADGSERYFNRELSWLGFNERVIEEAQNSSHPLLERLRFLSISGNNLDEFFMVRFAGLVGQYRQNIEERSADGLTAVQQLQAIATQADKLLNNQQKVWNELTGLLAKEDIFVQSVDVLDETDRTWLRRHFIDQIFPVLTPQALDPAHPFPFIPNKGLSLVFDLVRKSDKRGIRELVMIPSGLPRFIRMPGDIATYVSVESVIRYHSDLLFPGYEVSSGGLFRIIRDSDIEVEEEAEDLVRYFRSAIKRRRRGDVIRLEIGPDLSEPVTTMLREHLLDAGTAESRIDGLVGLGDLERLVEEDRPDLKFVPYSPRFPERIREHGGDCFAAIRDKDILVHHPYESFEVVIEFLRQAAADPDVVAIKQTLYRAGKQSAVIRALIDAAEAGKSVTAIVELKARFDEEQNLVWASELERAGVQVVYGFIEWKTHAKISMVVRKEAEGYRTYCHFGTGNYHPITAKIYTDLSFFTADPKAARDAAQLFNYITGYVEPEKLEMISMSPRYLRNDIMALIDQEIASERAGKPGMIWAKMNSLVDPALIEKLYAASDAGVEIDLVIRGICCLRPGVPGMSDNIRVKSVVGRFLEHSRIWAFGNGRDLPNDGAKLYISSADWMPRNLDRRVEYMMPIENKTVHDQILDQVMVANLIDDEQSWELNSDGSYTRVVPSDNPFNLHRYFMTNPSLSGRGKALKKSNAVPRLSLRRRKKKV; from the coding sequence ATGGATAATCTGGCATCAGAAAGAAACAGTCTTGCTGACAATGAGGGCGGGAATGGCGTGCCGTTTCTTGGTGATGCGCAATTGGCAGACGGGTCGGAACGCTATTTTAATCGTGAACTGAGTTGGCTCGGCTTTAACGAGCGGGTGATTGAAGAGGCTCAGAATAGCTCGCACCCGCTGCTTGAGCGCCTGCGTTTTCTCTCAATCTCGGGCAATAATCTCGATGAGTTTTTCATGGTTCGCTTTGCCGGACTGGTCGGTCAATATCGGCAGAATATCGAGGAGCGTTCAGCGGATGGATTAACTGCGGTGCAGCAGTTGCAAGCAATCGCAACACAGGCCGATAAATTATTGAATAATCAGCAGAAAGTCTGGAATGAGCTGACCGGACTATTGGCGAAAGAAGATATTTTTGTTCAGTCGGTTGATGTGCTTGATGAAACCGATCGAACCTGGCTTCGTCGCCACTTTATTGACCAGATTTTTCCAGTCCTGACGCCGCAAGCTTTAGACCCGGCCCACCCGTTCCCGTTTATTCCAAACAAGGGACTCAGTCTGGTTTTCGATCTTGTTCGCAAATCCGACAAGCGCGGTATCAGAGAATTGGTGATGATCCCGTCCGGATTGCCGCGCTTCATCAGAATGCCCGGCGACATTGCGACATATGTATCTGTCGAGTCGGTCATTCGATATCATTCCGATTTGCTGTTCCCCGGCTATGAAGTTTCCAGCGGCGGGCTGTTCCGGATCATTCGAGATAGTGATATTGAAGTCGAGGAAGAGGCAGAAGACCTCGTACGCTACTTCCGTAGTGCGATAAAACGCCGCCGTCGGGGCGATGTAATCAGGCTGGAAATCGGACCGGATTTATCGGAACCCGTCACTACGATGTTACGGGAGCATTTGCTTGATGCGGGAACTGCGGAAAGCCGGATTGATGGTCTGGTTGGCCTGGGTGATCTTGAGCGGCTGGTTGAGGAAGATCGCCCCGATCTCAAATTCGTCCCCTATAGTCCGCGCTTTCCGGAACGGATCAGGGAACATGGAGGTGATTGTTTTGCAGCGATCCGCGACAAGGACATATTGGTGCATCACCCTTATGAATCCTTTGAAGTGGTTATCGAATTTTTGCGGCAGGCGGCTGCAGACCCTGATGTGGTGGCGATCAAACAAACGCTCTATCGCGCTGGCAAGCAATCAGCGGTTATCCGTGCGCTGATTGATGCGGCGGAAGCGGGTAAATCGGTTACCGCCATCGTCGAGTTAAAGGCACGATTTGACGAAGAACAAAATTTGGTGTGGGCCAGCGAGTTGGAGCGTGCAGGCGTGCAGGTGGTCTATGGCTTTATCGAATGGAAAACCCATGCCAAAATATCGATGGTCGTGCGCAAGGAAGCGGAAGGATATCGCACCTACTGCCACTTTGGCACCGGCAATTATCACCCGATTACCGCGAAAATTTATACCGATCTGAGCTTCTTTACTGCGGACCCGAAAGCGGCCCGCGATGCGGCGCAGTTATTCAATTATATCACCGGTTATGTCGAGCCGGAAAAGCTCGAGATGATTTCGATGTCACCGCGTTATTTGCGCAACGATATTATGGCGTTGATTGATCAGGAAATTGCCAGCGAACGGGCCGGCAAACCCGGAATGATCTGGGCAAAAATGAACTCGCTGGTTGATCCGGCCTTGATCGAAAAGCTTTATGCGGCGAGCGATGCCGGTGTCGAGATTGATTTGGTAATTCGTGGAATATGTTGCTTGCGGCCCGGCGTTCCGGGCATGTCTGATAACATCCGGGTAAAGTCAGTGGTCGGGCGTTTCCTCGAGCACAGTAGAATTTGGGCTTTTGGCAATGGCCGGGATTTGCCTAATGACGGCGCGAAGCTCTATATTTCATCGGCGGACTGGATGCCGCGCAATCTGGATCGGCGGGTTGAATATATGATGCCGATCGAGAATAAAACCGTCCATGACCAAATTCTCGATCAGGTGATGGTCGCCAATCTCATCGATGACGAACAGAGCTGGGAGCTTAATTCTGATGGCAGTTACACGCGCGTGGTGCCTTCGGATAACCCGTTTAATCTGCACCGCTATTTTATGACCAATCCCTCTCTTTCCGGGCGAGGCAAGGCGCTCAAGAAGAGCAACGCGGTTCCGCGTCTCAGCTTGCGTCGCCGCAAGAAAAAGGTCTGA
- a CDS encoding DnaA ATPase domain-containing protein produces MSQIALPLDTTPKAENSGFLVTAANIAVCNQLENWQAWPHMTAILVGPQSSGKSAILESFSNDSGGYIMDDADSREDEVIFHLWNRAREEHKPLLLTSRMPVSEWGIVLPDLKSRLASSLLLELGPPDEEMIAGLMQQYFVRRGLSISEDALAYLAKRMQRSYRFVELLAAKMDNIAIEQKKPVTLAVARAALAEQQSGEGPDI; encoded by the coding sequence GTGAGCCAGATAGCGCTTCCTCTGGATACAACCCCGAAGGCGGAGAATAGCGGCTTTCTAGTTACCGCTGCGAATATCGCGGTTTGCAATCAACTGGAAAACTGGCAAGCTTGGCCACATATGACGGCGATTTTGGTCGGACCGCAGTCTTCTGGTAAATCTGCTATTCTTGAGAGCTTTTCCAACGACAGCGGCGGATACATAATGGATGATGCTGACTCGAGGGAAGATGAAGTTATTTTCCATCTGTGGAATCGCGCGCGCGAGGAGCATAAGCCGCTATTGCTGACTTCGCGAATGCCTGTTTCTGAATGGGGCATCGTACTCCCCGATTTAAAATCACGTCTGGCTTCTTCGCTTTTGCTGGAGTTGGGGCCGCCGGATGAAGAAATGATAGCGGGCCTGATGCAGCAATATTTTGTCCGGCGCGGGCTTTCGATCTCCGAGGACGCGCTGGCTTATCTGGCCAAGAGAATGCAACGCAGTTACCGATTTGTTGAACTTTTGGCCGCTAAAATGGATAATATTGCTATAGAGCAGAAAAAACCCGTAACGCTGGCGGTGGCACGGGCTGCACTCGCGGAACAACAATCCGGCGAAGGACCGGACATTTGA
- a CDS encoding heavy-metal-associated domain-containing protein, protein MKFLANLKIRIVAIFAVLAVAAGAVVYAQLEGGERGVAPLASSGDFEIMGVEVDVQGDDAFDARKKGWEEAQRKAWIMLYARTQGGKTTGLPDSALNNMVSAIIVEKEQIGPKRYIATLGVMFDRARAGSILGVGGRRLRSPPLLVLPIMWSGGSPQVFENKTEWQKAWARFRAGDSAIDYVRPYGSDSESLVLTAGQADRRDRRWWRTILDQFGAADVIVPIVRLQREYPGGPVTGKFTARYGPDNKFIDSFTLKVKSSDAIPEMMDQAIVRLDRVYTSALSRGVLKTDRSLIIEDPLDLEALEQQIEAEIATEAPSPAAGASDTRQSSDGVSDGGEVAPSSAGAITVSVQFNTPDVGAVGRGESSVRSVPGVSSASTSSLALGGVSVMRVNYNGDLATLAAALRSRGWQVQQGAGALRITRGGGSTPANPPAGSDNSGSGDPQQ, encoded by the coding sequence ATGAAATTTTTGGCCAATTTAAAAATCCGGATTGTAGCGATATTTGCAGTGCTCGCCGTAGCGGCAGGCGCGGTGGTCTATGCCCAGTTGGAAGGCGGAGAACGCGGCGTTGCACCACTTGCGAGCTCCGGTGATTTTGAAATCATGGGCGTTGAAGTGGATGTGCAGGGCGATGATGCCTTTGACGCCCGAAAAAAAGGTTGGGAAGAAGCGCAGAGAAAAGCGTGGATCATGCTTTACGCGCGAACCCAAGGCGGAAAAACCACCGGATTGCCGGATAGCGCGCTGAACAATATGGTTTCTGCGATCATCGTGGAAAAAGAACAAATTGGCCCTAAACGCTATATTGCCACGCTCGGCGTGATGTTCGACCGTGCACGCGCCGGTTCCATATTGGGCGTCGGCGGACGCCGCCTGCGTTCACCGCCACTTTTGGTCCTGCCGATCATGTGGAGTGGCGGGTCCCCGCAAGTTTTCGAGAATAAAACCGAGTGGCAAAAAGCTTGGGCGCGCTTTCGTGCAGGCGACAGCGCGATTGATTATGTGCGTCCCTATGGCTCGGACAGCGAATCGCTGGTTTTGACCGCTGGTCAGGCTGACCGCAGGGACAGGCGCTGGTGGCGCACGATACTGGATCAATTCGGGGCGGCCGATGTGATTGTTCCGATTGTGCGTCTGCAACGCGAATATCCGGGCGGCCCGGTGACCGGAAAATTCACCGCGCGCTATGGGCCCGACAATAAATTTATCGACAGTTTTACGCTAAAAGTAAAATCCAGCGATGCTATCCCCGAGATGATGGATCAGGCGATTGTGCGGTTGGACAGAGTTTATACCAGCGCCTTGTCGCGGGGTGTTTTGAAAACAGACCGGTCATTGATTATTGAAGACCCGCTCGATCTTGAAGCGCTGGAACAGCAGATTGAAGCAGAAATTGCTACCGAAGCACCAAGCCCGGCAGCAGGGGCCAGTGACACAAGGCAGTCGTCTGATGGCGTCAGCGATGGCGGCGAAGTTGCGCCCTCCAGTGCCGGTGCGATAACAGTGTCTGTACAGTTTAATACTCCAGACGTCGGGGCTGTTGGACGCGGCGAATCATCGGTGCGTTCTGTCCCGGGCGTTTCTTCAGCATCTACCTCCAGCTTGGCGCTGGGCGGTGTTTCGGTAATGCGCGTGAACTACAATGGTGATTTGGCAACGCTCGCTGCGGCGCTGCGTTCACGTGGTTGGCAGGTGCAGCAAGGCGCCGGTGCTTTGCGAATTACGCGCGGTGGCGGTTCAACGCCGGCCAATCCACCAGCAGGAAGCGATAATTCCGGGAGTGGCGATCCCCAACAGTGA